The Bacillota bacterium nucleotide sequence ACGATACGCCTACGCTCGCAGAACTGAAGAACTGCAGCTACTTCCTCGCGATGACGATCGAGCTGGTGGCTCCCGAAGTGGTTGTGCCGATGGGCACCACTGCCCTCCGCGCCATTGCCCTCATCAAGCCGCACCCGTATCGGCTCCCCGACCATGTCGCGCAGCCGTTGCCGTGGGCAGGACGGATCCTTGTGCCCATGTATCATCCTGGCCCTCGGGCCCTCGTCCACCGAAGCCTTGTTAAGCAGAGGTCCGACTTCATGGCCCTCGCGAAAACCGTTCACCCTCGAAAGGGGCTCTTGGACCGTAACGCCATGACTCGGCCTCGTGTCCGCCAAATTGATCAACAATCTGCCACGCCAATGCAGCGCCTCATTCTGGCGATCGTTCAAGAGATGGGGCAGGTAGCGTACTTCAAACTCGTCAAGCTTCTCTACCTAGCTGACCTGATTGCCCTGGAGAAGCTCGGTCGCACCCTGACAGGCGAGGTCTACCTGCGCCAGGTTGACGGGCCATGGCCACCAGGGTGTCAGGCAGCGGTGAGGTCAATGAGCGGCTTCGAAATAGCGTGGGAACGTTCGGGGGGTACTCCGATAGTTCTTGAGGGGCCTGCCCCCCGGTTTCACCCTACCTTGTCTGACGCCGAGATGGCGGTCCTGGTGGAGGTCCTCGGCAAATACGGTCGCCTCAGCAACCGACTTATCAAAACGGCCGTATATCGCACAGGTCCGATGCGCTACGTCCTCGAGCAGGAGGCCCTCGGACGCGACATGCGGCGGGTTCCCATTATCAGTAAGAATGGGCTTTGTTCGGAGGTCGAGGGAGCTTACCCTTCAAGCGGCGGTGCGGTTGACGGTGAGGCTCGGCATGGTAGGGACGCGGACCGGAACGAGGACTTCTTGTAGTACGAGTCGGCAAGGGGTGGCCAACCTGTATTTGTGGAGAGGCGGGAACGCGGGGACGCGACACGGCTGAGGTGGTCAGCAGGGCCGGAGCACCGCCGAGTTGCGGCGGTGGATACCGTGAGCGGGAGGACCTTGGACTCGACCCATCGGTGATGGCCAAGAAGTGCTGGGGCCCGCGCCTGAAGGTTTTACCGCGGTTCCGGCGTAGTCGGGCTCTCAAAGAAGAGTGCTCTGCAACGCATGTCGCAGAGTCTTCTCCTGGGCCGAAACAAATGCCTCGAAATCGTCGTGCATCGGCCTCGTAGGCCTGCCGTCATATGAGGTGGCTTCGTGCGCGGCGCCCAACTTGACCTCGTCGTGGCCGTGGCCGGCCAAGTACTTTCGCGGGAATCCCGAAGGCTGGTTATACCTGTCGTTTGGTGGAGATGAAACGTGCGGTCCGCAGGGTGTCCCTGGGCGTACTCGGAGCGCGGGAAGAGTGGTCAACCTGGCGCTGGTGAA carries:
- a CDS encoding uracil-DNA glycosylase family protein is translated as MTGVSSVFQRAQLFDDLCQAAVACNLCERLWQRTKVLSKNNGNLWSKVLFVAEAPGRLGADRTGVPLYGDQAGRNFEMLLGNIGWDRSDVFITNALLCNPRDDAGRNDTPTLAELKNCSYFLAMTIELVAPEVVVPMGTTALRAIALIKPHPYRLPDHVAQPLPWAGRILVPMYHPGPRALVHRSLVKQRSDFMALAKTVHPRKGLLDRNAMTRPRVRQIDQQSATPMQRLILAIVQEMGQVAYFKLVKLLYLADLIALEKLGRTLTGEVYLRQVDGPWPPGCQAAVRSMSGFEIAWERSGGTPIVLEGPAPRFHPTLSDAEMAVLVEVLGKYGRLSNRLIKTAVYRTGPMRYVLEQEALGRDMRRVPIISKNGLCSEVEGAYPSSGGAVDGEARHGRDADRNEDFL